In the genome of Sulfolobales archaeon, the window ATGGTATATGGCTAAAAACGGTAATGACATGGAGGTGGTAGCAGCAATATTGATTCTAAATGCTCTAGTAGGGAACATAGATAGAAGAGGAGGTCTTTGTTTTGCAGAATCAGCGAAACTTCCCGATGTATGCTGGGTTCAAGAGGGTTATGTGTTTACAACATTAGGTGTGAAGTTTGAGAGCGAGGCTTTGAAAGAGAAGAGAGTTGACAAGGTTCTCTATCCCGAGACAGTCTCAACCTTCGATGCTGTATTGGATGCTATACTCACTGAAAAACCCTATCCTATTAAGGCTCTCTTCGTTGTTGGGACTACCATATTCCAGAGAGATGTTAATCTAAATAAGGTTATGGATGCATTGAAGAAGCTGGAGCTTGTAGTAGTGATAGACTTCATAGCGCAGGATATAATGGATTGGGCTGATTATGTGCTGCCTTCGAGAATGTATCTCGAGAAAGAAGAGATATCAGTAGTTAAATGGACTCTCGATGCCGCGGTTCAGATGTCTACAGGACATGTAGAGCCTCCTAAAGGTGTTGATGCTAGAGATGAGCTCTGGATCCTCATGGAGATACTTAGAAGAATCTATCCTGAGAGAGCAGCATTAATAGGATATACTGAGGAATACTCGGATTATAGTAGGTTTAGCGAGTTCGAAGAGAAAATGAAGGACTCTCTAATCAAGGCTCTGGCAGCAAACTGGAATATCTCTCCAGATGATATTAGGAGAGAGCTTGAGAGTAAAGGCTATATGATTCTGAAGAAGAAGACATACGAGACAAGACCTTATAGAACAGCTCTAGCAACTCCTAGTGGTAGGGTTGAGATATACATGCTTAATGCTCTGAGATATAATCTAGATCCTCTGCCAGACTACTACCCACCACCAGCTTATACTCTTCCGAAAGCTCCCAACGAATTCTATCTCGTGAACGGGAAAGGTCCTCTAGTATCTGCTCAAGGAGCTCTAGCTTATCCGATGAAGTATGTTGGTGATAGAAGTGTTTGGATGAATCCTGAGGATGCTAAGAGACTAGGTATAAGAGATGGAGATCTTATAGAGCTTGAGGGTTTAGACAACGGCTATAAGATTGTTGCGAGAGTTAAGGTTACTAATAAAGTGAGGCAGGGAGTTCTCTACACCTATTCTTTCATGGGTCAGAGAACTTCTAGCATGATCAAGGCGTATGATGGCAGGTATAGTTTTCTCAGAGAAGGTGTTAATCCCAACTGGCTTGCTAAAGGATTTATAGCACCTATCATAGGTTCTGCAGCTACAAACTCTTCTGTGAGGGTGAGAAAGCTATGACCAGATATGCTCATCTCTGGGATGCTTCAAAATGTGTAGGATGTGCAGCATGTATAATAGAGTGCATCTCAGGAAATCATCCTGATATGATGGAGTCTGATAATAAGAGCTGGAATTGGGTTGCTTCTAATATAAGAAGAATAGAGGTAGAAGAATCTTTCAGAGCTAGAATTCTTCTTCTACAATGCCAGCATTGCGATGACCCTCCATGTGTTCACGCATGCCCTACGGGAGCCTCCTACATAGATAGATCTAATGGTCTTGTCAAGATAGATCCGGGGAAGTGTATAGGGTGTAGATACTGCGTTGTTGCATGCCCATATAATGCTAGATGGGTTCACCCTGTCACAGGTCTTCCTGAGAAGTGTATGGGTGAGACATGTCTCTACATTGTCGAGAAGCTCGGTGGAAAGCCTATATGTGTCTCTGTATGTCCTGCAGGAGCTAGAGACTTTGGAGACATAGATGATCCTAGTAGTAGCATCAGTCAGAGACTTCGTAGAAGTAGATTTGTTAGATTGCTAGAGTATAAAGGAACTGGTCCAAAGTTCTTCGTGGTGGTGGGATGATGCCTTCCGGAGAGCTTCTATCTGGAGTGCTCACTCAGACACAGGTTGCGGGATGGGAGTGGCTTATAGCAGTATTCCTATGGCTTGCAGGAATCTCAGGTATGGGATCTGTAGCATACTACTGGTATAGAAGAGCTTCGCTAGCATACACTCTTCTAATATCAATAGTTCTCGCACTAGTATTCGTTGTGGCAGATCTAACAAGACCTTGGAATGTCTTCAACGCTATAATAACAGCCATGCTCTCGGGAACGTATAACTGGAGTTCCTGGATGGCGTTAGGTATAGTACTTCTAGTAGTGCAGCTGATACTACTTCTAGCAATTTCTCTACATCATGCAGGTCTTGGAAGGATCAGAGGATTCAGCTGGATCTCTAGACTGGCTAGTTCAAATATATTCCTAGCCCTAGTAGGGTTCTCAGGATTCATGGTTACCATCTATAGCGGATTCCTAATATCGCAGGCTTCTGGAATAAGCCTCTGGAACACCGCTCTGATACCAGCTCTATGGATTGTGAGTGCTTCTGTGTGCTCGGTAGCATTGGTAGAGATATTCTCGATCTTTGACAGTTCTCGTGAACATGCTGAAGAGATGAAGAAGATTGGTGTGAGAATAGGACTTTCAATAGATCTATTCGAGCTATTCTTACTACTATCATTCATATATGTCTCTCTCACCTTCATAAGCCTAGGAGCCAGGCTCGGCGCTGAGATGATACTATATGGAGAGCTAGCTCCTATAACATGGATTGGAGTGATAGGTCTGGGCATTATATATCCAGCACTAGTCGGTGCCTACACAGTTATTTCTAAGAGATATGTGAAAGCTCTAATACTATCTGCAGCACTGCTAGCACTCATAGGAGCTCTTCTACTGAGATATGTGATACTAGCCGGAGGAGTCTACGAACCTCTATACATATAGATTTTTTAGGTTTCTAACAGTCTTCTTTTTAAACTTCTGATGAAGATTCTATTCTCAAAGAATCCTAGCTCTTGATCTCTTTAAGAGATCCCAGTTTTTCACCTAGGATTCTCAAAATCTCTGATTCTACAGTATTCAGATTAGAGATAGAGATTCTAGCCATGGCAGCTTTCGAATGACCTCCCCAGCTACCTCCTAATCTGCTGACAAGATCTCTTAAGAGGATCTCGTCAATACCTTTTTTATCACATAAAGAACCGCATCTTGAGATCACCCAGATCTCTTCTTTTCTCTCAGATATTATGAGAGATATATCACATCCAGCGCTCATGAGAAGACCTGCTGAAGCTCCTTCGTGAGCTCTTAATCTGCTTATGCATATTATAATTCCTTCTCTTGTCTCGAAGGCTTTAAGTCTCATCAAAGCTTTAATTCTCGCGATCTTCTCATCATATCTTAGATCTCTTTTGAGAAGTTTTAAAGATCTATGAAGACTACCTCCTTCTCTCATTATCTCTCTAACTATACTCTCGGTATCAACTCCCACGCTCTCTAGAAGATTCGTATCATATAGAATCGCTGAGAGAATTATATCTAGGATCTCTTGATCTCTTGGTAGAATCCCTCTAATGAGCAGAATCCTCGTTATTATCTCGGTTGTAGAAGAAGATCCAGGATCTAGTAAGTAGTAGAACCTCTCATTATCACTCCGCATATCCTCGCTAGTTATGTGATGATCTATTATGAAAATTCTTTTGAAAAGACTGCAATCAACACCACATCTCTCGCAAGACTGAGCATCTACTATGAATAAAACTCCTTCACCTGATATCTCTCTACACTCTCTCAGAATACCTCTGCTGGATGCTATCTCGAGAATTCTTCTAGCAAGACTATCAACTCCTCCTATGCTGAGGTAGCATATCTTATCTCCAGATAGGTTCTCTGAAATGCTTCTAAGAAGATATGAGAGAGCTACTGCTGAAGCTATGGAGTCTAGATCTGCGGATGGATGAGAGGTTATATATATTCTTATCTCTCCTCCTCTAAGTTCTCTCTCTATTTCTCTTAGAAAATCTTCTGATGATACTCTCTGCATCTCTATAACCTCTTTCTAGAGCTTCATCTATGAGTTTTAGAACTATCTCTCTCGAGATATCTTTCCTATGATAGATCTCGATATATGCTCTGAGCACAAGCTTCTCCCCGGCTTGTATAGATGTTTCTATGGCGTAGGCGTTTATAAGAGGTCTTAGAATACTTCTATCGATAGAAGTTCTTATACTTTCTTCGAAGACACTTATAATATCCTCAAGATCTTTCTCTGATAATATCTTCAGATCAAGATCTAGTACTATATCTTCTGAGAAAAATTCTCTATCCTCCACCTCTCCTCGCTGCTCCATAATACCTACCTATAATCTCATTGATCTTAGATTCGAGATTCTTGATCTCTGTGTTTAGAGAGGCCTCCTGCTTCTCGAGACTTTTAAGTCTGAGTTCTAGAAGATCTTTTTTATCGTTGAGATCCTTCTCAGCATCCTCCTTCGAAACCTTAACCAGAAGATGACCCGCAGCTTTGTAGACAGGAGCGTCTTGACTAACACTTTTTAAAACTTCAAGAGCTCTCTCAGCTTCTCTAAGCTGAGCTTGAACAACACTCTTCTCAGCAATAATCTGATTCAATTTGTTTCGAAGCTGTTGAAGTTTTAAAACATATTGCTGAAGCTCTGGAGGAAGTGTTTCAGCCATTCTAACGCCCTTGTAAATATCCGTGATGGAGATATATAAGCTCCTTCTCTTCTATGAGGATCATAATGTTTTTCAGCTTATCAGCTGATCTGTATGATCATCTCATCAATAAATCTGTTAAACTGATCTATATTTCCTAGATATGCTATGGCTGCAGAAGAATTATAATAAGGATCTCCTAGTCTTGAGAATAATGTCAGTACTCTTCCATCGTGATCCAGCATATACCCGTTCCAAGCCGGTTCATGACCTCTTACTATCGCTTTTAATCTTGTTTTCTCTAGAAATCTTCTAGTTATCCCCACACCCCAGAGATATCCTGCTCCTCTAGGATTTATAGTGTACTCGAGTTCTTCTTCACCTCTTAAAGGATCATTCCATAATATCTCTTCCAGAGTTCTACTATAGGGATCGTCTGCATCGAGAATACATGAGATATCTCTAGGACATTCATCTGTTGTAAACACTGGAATACCTCCATGTACGAAGAGAATAGATCCTTCTCTATATGCTGCGTAGGGCATTAGATCGAATATTTCTCTAGAGAGAGAATAGATCTTAGAACCCTCACTACTCCCATACCTGTATAAAAGGATCTGAGGAAAGTCATGGGGGTATGGTAGAAGATGTTCAGGTCCTTCATGATTTCCTCTTAAGATGATCACGTGATCTCTGTAGTAGATCTTTAGAAGAGATAATCCTATGAAAACCTCAACCTGTCTATAACCTCGATCCACATAATCTCCTAGAAAAACAACATAGCCTCTCTCATCAAGATGTCTTAGCAAATTGTATTCGTTCAAGATCTCTGCAAACGTATTAAAATCACCATGGAGATCTCCTACAGCATAGTATCTACCACCATCAAGTCTGACAAGTCCTTGAGGATTTTTCCTCGAGTTCTTCTCGCGAAGTAGAATCTCTCTAAATTCTTCTAATACTCTCGAGATCTCCTCATGAGATCTAACGATCCTGATAACCTCTTCTATAAAATCCGCTCCAGTCATTACCCTCCCTAGATATTCTATCTCTATGGATTGATATTATTTCACCTCAGCTTTCTTACTCTACTCTAATTCAAGATAGAGATTCAGTTCTCATGTAGATTTATACAGAGTGATCTTACCTTCTCATACTTGTTATCCTGCACCAGCTTCAGGATCCTTGTAATATTTTAAGAGGCTCAGTACAGCTCTCAAACCTTGTATACTCACGTGATTTGGAGTGGTTGCGTGGGTTGTTGAAGGAGTTAGTCTTAAGAGAATATCTCTTATAATAGCAGATTATAACAACTAAGGTGGGAGCTCGAATGGTTTCACATTCTCATGGTAGTGATCTCGGTAGAAAGCATGTGGTGTGGTGTATTAGAGAGAGAT includes:
- a CDS encoding molybdopterin-dependent oxidoreductase, with amino-acid sequence MESRDNSMHKRSGISRREFLQTLAVAGVAGAIVLGSRSVLESSRKDLRKISLQEAGSIREFYSICGACGAGCGIIVGVDGSGNLLYVTANPNHPQRSICGRGATGKWLWNHPLRIKKPLKRVGERGEGRFAEVEWSQALDEIASKLRDIISRYGARSVVVTRHDIRMWLPLFGYLLGTPNFDIGHESTCHDAGTVARRWVLGAGGPTSVDPDYENSRYLLFIGRTPATASMGALSRVMKSRDLGSKIVVVDPRMPEIGYANSEWIPIIPGTDAAFLLSMMHVIISEKLYDESFLKNYTNAPFLIKPDKKPLTEADLVEGGDSKKYMIYDKNSKSFKSYTEKGVDPDLEYSGEVTLKDGSRVFVKTAFILLRERASKYTPEEAEKITGVPADTIRRIAREFATARGVADDTWYMAKNGNDMEVVAAILILNALVGNIDRRGGLCFAESAKLPDVCWVQEGYVFTTLGVKFESEALKEKRVDKVLYPETVSTFDAVLDAILTEKPYPIKALFVVGTTIFQRDVNLNKVMDALKKLELVVVIDFIAQDIMDWADYVLPSRMYLEKEEISVVKWTLDAAVQMSTGHVEPPKGVDARDELWILMEILRRIYPERAALIGYTEEYSDYSRFSEFEEKMKDSLIKALAANWNISPDDIRRELESKGYMILKKKTYETRPYRTALATPSGRVEIYMLNALRYNLDPLPDYYPPPAYTLPKAPNEFYLVNGKGPLVSAQGALAYPMKYVGDRSVWMNPEDAKRLGIRDGDLIELEGLDNGYKIVARVKVTNKVRQGVLYTYSFMGQRTSSMIKAYDGRYSFLREGVNPNWLAKGFIAPIIGSAATNSSVRVRKL
- a CDS encoding 4Fe-4S dicluster domain-containing protein produces the protein MTRYAHLWDASKCVGCAACIIECISGNHPDMMESDNKSWNWVASNIRRIEVEESFRARILLLQCQHCDDPPCVHACPTGASYIDRSNGLVKIDPGKCIGCRYCVVACPYNARWVHPVTGLPEKCMGETCLYIVEKLGGKPICVSVCPAGARDFGDIDDPSSSISQRLRRSRFVRLLEYKGTGPKFFVVVG
- the nrfD gene encoding NrfD/PsrC family molybdoenzyme membrane anchor subunit; the protein is MMPSGELLSGVLTQTQVAGWEWLIAVFLWLAGISGMGSVAYYWYRRASLAYTLLISIVLALVFVVADLTRPWNVFNAIITAMLSGTYNWSSWMALGIVLLVVQLILLLAISLHHAGLGRIRGFSWISRLASSNIFLALVGFSGFMVTIYSGFLISQASGISLWNTALIPALWIVSASVCSVALVEIFSIFDSSREHAEEMKKIGVRIGLSIDLFELFLLLSFIYVSLTFISLGARLGAEMILYGELAPITWIGVIGLGIIYPALVGAYTVISKRYVKALILSAALLALIGALLLRYVILAGGVYEPLYI
- a CDS encoding DHH family phosphoesterase — protein: MQRVSSEDFLREIERELRGGEIRIYITSHPSADLDSIASAVALSYLLRSISENLSGDKICYLSIGGVDSLARRILEIASSRGILRECREISGEGVLFIVDAQSCERCGVDCSLFKRIFIIDHHITSEDMRSDNERFYYLLDPGSSSTTEIITRILLIRGILPRDQEILDIILSAILYDTNLLESVGVDTESIVREIMREGGSLHRSLKLLKRDLRYDEKIARIKALMRLKAFETREGIIICISRLRAHEGASAGLLMSAGCDISLIISERKEEIWVISRCGSLCDKKGIDEILLRDLVSRLGGSWGGHSKAAMARISISNLNTVESEILRILGEKLGSLKEIKS
- a CDS encoding DUF3194 domain-containing protein; protein product: MEQRGEVEDREFFSEDIVLDLDLKILSEKDLEDIISVFEESIRTSIDRSILRPLINAYAIETSIQAGEKLVLRAYIEIYHRKDISREIVLKLIDEALERGYRDAESIIRRFSKRNRERT
- a CDS encoding prefoldin subunit beta — its product is MAETLPPELQQYVLKLQQLRNKLNQIIAEKSVVQAQLREAERALEVLKSVSQDAPVYKAAGHLLVKVSKEDAEKDLNDKKDLLELRLKSLEKQEASLNTEIKNLESKINEIIGRYYGAARRGGG
- a CDS encoding metallophosphoesterase family protein — its product is MTGADFIEEVIRIVRSHEEISRVLEEFREILLREKNSRKNPQGLVRLDGGRYYAVGDLHGDFNTFAEILNEYNLLRHLDERGYVVFLGDYVDRGYRQVEVFIGLSLLKIYYRDHVIILRGNHEGPEHLLPYPHDFPQILLYRYGSSEGSKIYSLSREIFDLMPYAAYREGSILFVHGGIPVFTTDECPRDISCILDADDPYSRTLEEILWNDPLRGEEELEYTINPRGAGYLWGVGITRRFLEKTRLKAIVRGHEPAWNGYMLDHDGRVLTLFSRLGDPYYNSSAAIAYLGNIDQFNRFIDEMIIQIS